Genomic segment of Microbacterium sp. BH-3-3-3:
GCCTTGACGTTGAAGTCGAGGCCGAGCAGGTCGAGGCCGTTCGCGAGCACGCCGAGGAACAGCACTCCCACGACGGTGCCGGAGACGTTGGGCCGCGACCGCGGGTGCATCGAGGCGCCGATGAACACCGCGGCGATGGCGTCGAGCAGGTAGCTGAACCCGGCGAGCGGGGTGTACAGGCGCAGCGACGCGCTCAGCAGGATGCCGCCCGCCGCGCACAGCACGCCCGCGCCGACGTACACGAGTACGCGGATGCGGCGGGTGCGCAGCCCCGCGACGACCGCCGCGCGGTCTTGCAGGCCCATCGCCTGGATGCGCACGCCCGCGGGGGTGCGGTGCAGCAGGACGCCGACGCCCACCGCCGCGACGGCGGCGATGATGACCGGGATGCCGATGCCCAGCACGTCGCCCGAGCCGAGGAAGGTGAAGCCCTCGGGGGCGGCGCGGAAGCTGACGCTGGCCCCGCCGTTGGTGCCGATCTGCTGGGCGCTGCGGCCGATGAAGAAGGTGCCGAGGGTGGCGAGGAAGGGGGTGACCCCGAGCCCCACGATGAGGAAGGCGTTGAGCGCGCCGATGAGCGCGCCGCCGAGGAGTCCGAGCAGCACGGCCACGGGCCACGGCATCCCGAACGACATCATCGACACGATCGCGAACCACGCGCCGAAGTCCACGGCGACCGCGGCCGAGAGGTCGATTCCGCCCGACGACACCACGACGGTGAGGGCCAGGGCGACCAGCAGCAGGATCGCGACGCCGTCGAGCACGTTGAGCAGGTTGCTCGGGCGCAGGAACGCGTCGCTCGCGAACGAGAAGAACACGATGAGCACCGCGAACGCGGCGACGAAGCCGTAGCGGGTGACGGTCGCGGCGGCCGAGCCGGCGACGC
This window contains:
- a CDS encoding ABC transporter permease, with the protein product MSTTAPRARWSGVAGSAAATVTRYGFVAAFAVLIVFFSFASDAFLRPSNLLNVLDGVAILLLVALALTVVVSSGGIDLSAAVAVDFGAWFAIVSMMSFGMPWPVAVLLGLLGGALIGALNAFLIVGLGVTPFLATLGTFFIGRSAQQIGTNGGASVSFRAAPEGFTFLGSGDVLGIGIPVIIAAVAAVGVGVLLHRTPAGVRIQAMGLQDRAAVVAGLRTRRIRVLVYVGAGVLCAAGGILLSASLRLYTPLAGFSYLLDAIAAVFIGASMHPRSRPNVSGTVVGVLFLGVLANGLDLLGLDFNVKAAVQGVVLLVALVLAYTVAQRARAAAERRPAPATPSGTVGSAPAGERTTMPPSTTDTTSGGTA